GCACCGCGGCGCCGATCCGCCACGCCGACCGGCGCCCGGCCGCGGCGGCGGCGAGGCCCGGCAGGTCCGCGTAGAAGGGCAGCCGCAGCGCGGCCCCCCCGGCGGGGCTGGCCGCGGGCATGAGATAGGCGAGCAGGGGCAGCGGCAGGGCCGCCAGCACCCAGGGCCAGGCGAGCGTGATCATGGGGCGGTCCCCCGGTTGGCGCGGATCCAGCGCCCGGCCAGCTCGGCCAGGGCCAAGGCGTCCGCTTGCGCGCGCTGCTGAGCCTGATCCGGCAGGCGATCTTGATCATGGTCCAGGCCGCCGCTCAAGCGTTCCGCACCGGAGGTCGAGGCTTTAGCCGGACCAGGAGCGGGCAGACACGAGGTCGACCGGCTGAAGCCGCGACCTCCGGTTGCCCCGGGGGCACGGTAGGGCAACTCGGCCAGCATCCGCCCCGGCCCGTGGGAGAAGGCGTCGCCGCCGCCGGTGGCATCCAGAAAGGCGAGCCAGGAGGCGCCGCTGAGCCCGGCCACGCGCTCCCGCGGGAAGCGGGTCAGGGCCAGGCGCCGCAGCAGGATCGAGACCGCCGCGGCAAAGCCGCCCGGAGCGAGTCCGGTGTCCAGTTGCCCGCGCAGGGCCTCGAGTTCGCCCAAGGCCGTCCGCACCGCGGCGCCCTGCCGCCACCGGCGGCGCCACAGCACCAAGGCCAGCGCGCCGGCACCCAGCGCGAGCCCGGCGACCAGCCACCAGCCGGGGGCCGGCGGCCACCAGGACACCGGGTCCGGCAGGTGCCAGTCGCGCAGGCCAGCCAGTGGGTCGGCCGCGGCCGGGGCAGTGGGCAGGGGGTTAATCGTGTCGGCCATTGCGTTCATTTGCGGACAATAGGCTCTTGGTCCCGGGCGTGCTGCGCGCGCGCAGCCCGCGGGCCAGGGCGGGGCCGACCGGCTCGTCGGTCGCCAGGTGCAACAGGTGGGCACGGTGCAGTCGCGCCAGGTGTTCCAGGGTCTGGGCGCGAACCACGAAACGTTCTTCATAGGCGGTGCGGCTGCGCGCCCCGGTCAGATCCAGGATCCCGCGGCGCCGGCCGTCGGTGACCGGATAGCGCCCGGGCGGGGGCGCCGCCGCCTCCAGGGGGTCGTGGACCATGATCAGGAGCAGTTCACTCCCGGCGGCGAGTTCCGCCAGCCAGCGTCCGGCGTCCGGGCGCACCCCGGCGAAGTCGCTGATGACCGCCACCAGGCCGCCGGGGCGCACCAGCCGGACGAGGTGGGCGGCGGCCTGCGCCACGCAGCCGTGGCCCCGCTCGCCGGCCGCCGTGGGCTCGGTGAGCCGCTCCAAGAGCGGGAGCAGACCCGCGGTGCGGGCGGCCGGCCGCCGCTCCAGGTGGCGCGCCTCATCGAACACGAGCCCGCCCACCCGGTCCGCCCGGTCCACCGCCGCCCAGCCGAGCAGGGCCGCCGCCTGGGCCGCGATCACCGACTTGAAGGCGACGCGGGTGCCGAAGCGCATGGACGCGCCTTGGTCCACCAGGAGCCAGACCGGCCGCTCGCGCTCCTCCCGGAACAGCTTCACATGGGGCGTCCCGGCGCGCGCCGTGACCCGCCAATCCATGTTGCGCGGGTCATCGCCCGGCTGGTAGACCCGGGATTCGTCGAATTCCATGCCGCGCCCGCGAAAGCGCGACAGGTGCCCGCCGGTGCGGGTGGCCAGCACCCGCCCGCGCGGCGCCAGATCGAGCCGCAGGGCCTGGCCGCGCAGCGCAATCAGGTCCCGGAGCCCGGCACGGATGCCGGACTGGGGGGCGGTCGTGGAGGCGGGCACCCTATTCATCGGGAACGCCGCCCGCCAGTGAGACCCCGTAGGATGGGTAGAGCGCAGCGAAACCCATCGTCTGCGCATCGGTCAGGCGTTGCCGCAGCGATCACCGACGACGCGTGCCCAGTCTCTTTATTCGCGTTCATTTGCAGCGGTATTTTCGCTAAGGAATGGTTCACTGATAAGTTAAAAAAGTCCATTAGAGACTGGCTCTTGGCGTCGTTGTCGTTGTCGTTGTCGTTGTCGTAATCGAGATTATCGTAGTGCCCCGGACTTTCTCGCACCCTAAAGTGCATCGCTTCTCCGATTACGATTACGACAACGACAACGACAACGATTGCGTCTAACTTGTTCTTGACTCGTTACTAAGGCACCGGCACCCGCGCCAGCAGCGCGGCGATAAAGTCGTCCGGGTGTCGGCCCTCGGCCTCCGACTCGTAGGAGAGCAGCACCCGATGGCGCAGTACGTCCGGGGCCACGGACTGGATGTCCTCGGGCGAGACATAGTCGCGCCCCGCGAGCCAGGCGCGCGCCCGGGAGCACCGGTCCAGGGCCAGGGTGGCGCGCGGGCTGGCGCCGAAGCGCAGCCAGTCCCGCAACTCCGGCGCATAGTCCTGGGGCCGACGGGTCGCCATCACCAGGTGCACCAGATAGTCCTCCACCCCCGGGGCCATATAGAGCCCGAAGATGGCGCGGCGGGCGGCAAAGATGCTCGTCTGACTCAGGCGCACGGCGGGCGGGGCCGGACCGTCCTGCAGGGCCTCGTCCCGGTTCAGGTGCAGGATGGCCCGTTCGGTCACGGCGTCCGGGTAGTCCACCCGCACATGCATCAGGAAACGGTCGAGTTGGGCCTCCGGCAGCGGGTAGGTCCCCTCCTGTTCGATCGGGTTCTGGGTCGCCATCACCAGGAACAGGCGCGGCAGGGGGTAGGTCTCGCGGCCCACCGTCACCTGCCGCTCCCCCATGGCCTCGAGCAGGGCGGACTGGACCTTGGCCGGGGCCCGGTTCACCTCGTCCGCCAGCAGCAGGTTGTGGAAGATGGGGCCGCGGTCGAAGCGGAAGCTGCCGTCGTTGGGGCGATAGATCTCGGTCCCGGTCAGGTCCGCCGGCAGCAGGTCCGGGGTGAACTGGACGCGGTGGAAGTCGCCCTCCAGGCCCCAGGCCAACTGCTTGATGGCCGTGGTCTTGGCCAGGCCCGGGGCGCCTTCGACCAGCAGGTGCCCGTCCGCCAGCAGGGCGATCAGCAGGCGTTCGATCAGATTGGCCTGACCCAGGATGGCCCGGCCCACATGGTCGCGCAGGGCGGCGAACTCGGCGGCGAGCGCCGCCCCCCCGGGCAGTGCGGCCGCGCCGCTGGGGTCGCTGACGGAAGGGTCGGAGAGGGTCTGATCCAAGGCGTTGATCCCCTGTTGGATGGCAAAGACGATGGGGCGAACATGGGGGTAGATTGTCGGGGATTCACGGGGCCTTGGATAGGCCGATCGGGTTACCGGTTCTTTACGGTTCGGTAAGGGCGCGGCCGGCGGGCCGGTAACAGGTGCCGGGCCGACGCGCGGCGCTCCCGGGGTTACAATCCGGCGATGATCCAGATTACAGCCCAGATCCACATCGACCCCGACGAGCT
The DNA window shown above is from Candidatus Thiodictyon syntrophicum and carries:
- a CDS encoding DUF58 domain-containing protein, which encodes MNRVPASTTAPQSGIRAGLRDLIALRGQALRLDLAPRGRVLATRTGGHLSRFRGRGMEFDESRVYQPGDDPRNMDWRVTARAGTPHVKLFREERERPVWLLVDQGASMRFGTRVAFKSVIAAQAAALLGWAAVDRADRVGGLVFDEARHLERRPAARTAGLLPLLERLTEPTAAGERGHGCVAQAAAHLVRLVRPGGLVAVISDFAGVRPDAGRWLAELAAGSELLLIMVHDPLEAAAPPPGRYPVTDGRRRGILDLTGARSRTAYEERFVVRAQTLEHLARLHRAHLLHLATDEPVGPALARGLRARSTPGTKSLLSANERNGRHD
- a CDS encoding DUF4381 domain-containing protein, which gives rise to MADTINPLPTAPAAADPLAGLRDWHLPDPVSWWPPAPGWWLVAGLALGAGALALVLWRRRWRQGAAVRTALGELEALRGQLDTGLAPGGFAAAVSILLRRLALTRFPRERVAGLSGASWLAFLDATGGGDAFSHGPGRMLAELPYRAPGATGGRGFSRSTSCLPAPGPAKASTSGAERLSGGLDHDQDRLPDQAQQRAQADALALAELAGRWIRANRGTAP